The following proteins are co-located in the Microcystis wesenbergii NRERC-220 genome:
- a CDS encoding (2Fe-2S) ferredoxin domain-containing protein encodes MSYPQKRFVMVCQHSSCLVEGASELLLAWQTAALPEDVIVMTSGCQGQCSTSPTVRIIPEETWYCRVKPEDVNQIVEEHLKNGQPVERLLHPRIHPQETSGKGQKLS; translated from the coding sequence ATGTCTTATCCGCAAAAGCGATTTGTCATGGTCTGTCAGCATTCTTCCTGTTTGGTAGAGGGTGCGTCCGAGCTTCTTTTAGCTTGGCAAACGGCAGCTCTCCCAGAAGATGTCATCGTTATGACCAGTGGTTGTCAAGGACAGTGTAGCACTAGCCCCACGGTGAGAATTATTCCTGAAGAAACTTGGTACTGTCGTGTTAAACCAGAGGATGTCAATCAGATTGTCGAAGAACATTTAAAAAACGGTCAACCAGTTGAGCGTTTACTCCATCCACGCATTCACCCTCAAGAGACCTCTGGTAAGGGTCAAAAATTGTCCTGA